The Stappia sp. genome window below encodes:
- a CDS encoding leucine-rich repeat domain-containing protein: protein MSDKDRMAAGEEEARRRIAACKAARNEELDLGGLALQAFPPEVLELTWLKRLFLGLSANARKMPWFRVTEDDKQTANVFQTLPSEFSSALSRLEVLDLSWLPISDLSPLHDLDHMRGLNCAFTLVDNLSPLRKSANLVYLVCDHTKIRNLKPVTDLPQLLGLTFSHTSITDLTSIDSLRNLQILDFSETAVIDIEPLKELVYLENLTLHHTRVRDLSPTRGMMQLRALDFSGSEIDDLTPLQGLAELQCLAFSRTEVADLSALQELTALQSINCSITQVTDLSPIATLTALKNLQCSGTQVKDLTPIAALTKLQSLECSGTQVKDLSPIATLTNLQSLECSGTQVKDLTPIAALTKLQSLGCSSTQIKDLSPVKKLTRLTFLSCKFTLVTDLTPIQPLSRLQHLNFTGTNVSSLIPLQDLIGLRSLECASTRIVDLVPLKDLPQLQHLGCFDTRVDDLAPLERILTLRILAFSNTKVADLTPLSRLKRLEQIGCSDTKVSDLTPIAGLTALQILHCSGLKIETPPPPEFWMKDTLQNLRFHRTRIPGLPPEVLSSSPIDNCLQSLRAHLADLGDAPVEMSDAKLMILGNGRVGKTQLVRRLRGEGFEENADSTHGILVADLAVPGRPAGDPARFHVWDFGGQDIYHGTHALFLRSRAVFVICWTPAMEDSDTHEHDGLRFRNFPLAYWLDHVRQFAGDDAPVLVVQTQCDAIEDERDLPDPAREALKGFSGFKRVLHTSARDGHGFAALKEDLNRAYTSFNPPLIGPGRAAVKTQLEAWRAEDVARPTKERKHQTLSYATYLRLCDKTGDISDPAMLLRFLHNAGTVFHGDGILHDKIILDQQWALEAIYAVFHRGLCYRALKNAGGRFTRPDLGVYLWDKDYEPEEQRVFLSMMESCGICFAHRNAHASDPDMIDYIAPELLPTERPGHVTRLWDTEDDRDRRADFACDVLPETLIRGIIAEIGQQAGVDGDYWATGLSVFEDGSGAEILIEQQRPDPDSWSGNIVLRARPRQPTSAARPKLLDHMTGIVKRQAARFGVSLTVKGNDALPRAGGVREEEQTEERALSFSQAKPADPEYFVSYAWADDKTPEGRKREADVDRLCADYGRRGIHIVRDKDDLGFGDSISKFMRRIGAGDRVFVFLSYRYLKSSNCMFELFEIWRTAQQEEDAFLDRVRVFTIGDVDIWSPMGRLRHAAHWKDEFERFKMHVKEHGADLLSPKDHAAWRRMREFAHSTGEILTIIADRVHPRTFEEFLEWGFDDPPNEAR from the coding sequence TTGTCTGACAAGGATCGGATGGCCGCCGGAGAGGAAGAAGCCCGGCGCCGGATCGCGGCGTGCAAGGCAGCCCGAAACGAGGAGCTCGACCTCGGCGGTCTGGCCTTGCAGGCGTTTCCGCCGGAGGTTCTGGAGTTGACATGGCTGAAACGGCTCTTTCTCGGCCTGTCGGCAAACGCCCGGAAAATGCCGTGGTTCAGAGTCACTGAAGACGACAAACAAACAGCGAACGTGTTTCAGACGTTACCAAGCGAATTTTCATCCGCGCTATCGCGTCTGGAAGTGCTTGACCTGAGTTGGTTGCCAATTTCAGACCTGTCCCCGCTTCACGACCTTGATCACATGCGGGGTCTAAACTGCGCCTTCACACTTGTGGACAACCTCTCGCCACTTCGAAAATCCGCGAACCTCGTTTACCTCGTGTGTGATCACACTAAGATCCGCAATCTCAAGCCGGTCACAGATCTCCCTCAATTGCTGGGCCTCACTTTCTCGCATACATCGATCACAGATCTAACTTCTATCGATAGCCTAAGAAACCTGCAAATACTCGACTTTTCAGAAACGGCGGTGATCGACATAGAGCCGCTCAAAGAACTTGTATATCTGGAGAACCTAACGCTACACCACACAAGAGTTCGCGACCTATCGCCAACACGAGGGATGATGCAGCTGCGGGCTCTCGACTTTTCTGGAAGTGAAATAGACGATCTGACCCCACTTCAAGGATTGGCAGAATTGCAATGCCTCGCGTTCTCCAGAACTGAAGTCGCTGATCTGTCCGCGCTCCAAGAGCTAACGGCGCTGCAGAGCATAAACTGCTCCATTACGCAGGTCACAGACCTCTCGCCAATCGCGACACTAACGGCGTTAAAGAACCTTCAGTGCTCCGGGACGCAGGTAAAAGACCTAACGCCGATCGCAGCCCTAACGAAGTTGCAGAGCCTCGAGTGCTCTGGGACGCAGGTAAAAGACCTATCGCCGATCGCAACCCTAACGAATTTGCAGAGCCTCGAGTGCTCTGGGACGCAGGTAAAAGACCTAACGCCGATCGCAGCCCTAACGAAGTTGCAGAGCCTCGGGTGCTCCAGTACTCAGATCAAAGATCTATCTCCGGTTAAAAAACTAACAAGATTAACATTTCTTTCCTGCAAATTCACTTTGGTGACCGACCTCACACCGATCCAACCCCTCTCCAGATTACAACACCTCAATTTCACTGGAACCAATGTTTCCAGCCTCATACCACTACAAGATCTGATAGGACTGCGATCATTGGAGTGCGCCTCCACCAGAATTGTCGACCTCGTGCCACTCAAGGATTTGCCCCAACTGCAACATCTTGGCTGCTTTGATACAAGAGTGGACGATCTCGCGCCGCTCGAGAGAATCCTCACACTAAGAATTCTAGCGTTCAGCAACACAAAAGTAGCAGATTTGACCCCGCTCTCGAGGTTAAAGCGCCTAGAGCAAATCGGCTGCTCCGACACAAAGGTCAGCGACCTCACCCCGATCGCCGGCCTCACGGCGCTGCAAATCCTTCACTGTTCCGGCCTGAAGATCGAAACGCCGCCACCGCCCGAGTTCTGGATGAAGGACACACTTCAAAACCTCCGTTTCCACAGAACAAGGATCCCGGGACTTCCGCCCGAGGTCCTGTCTTCTTCCCCTATAGATAACTGCCTCCAGTCCCTGCGCGCGCATCTCGCCGATCTGGGCGACGCGCCGGTAGAGATGAGCGATGCCAAGCTCATGATCCTCGGCAACGGGCGGGTGGGAAAAACCCAACTCGTGCGGCGTCTGCGCGGCGAAGGTTTCGAGGAAAACGCCGACTCCACGCATGGCATTCTTGTCGCCGATCTCGCCGTTCCCGGGCGCCCAGCCGGCGATCCCGCGCGGTTCCATGTCTGGGATTTCGGCGGGCAGGACATCTATCACGGCACGCATGCGCTCTTCCTGCGCAGCCGCGCCGTCTTCGTGATCTGCTGGACCCCGGCAATGGAGGACAGCGACACCCATGAGCATGACGGCCTGCGGTTTCGCAACTTTCCGCTCGCCTATTGGCTCGATCACGTGCGCCAGTTCGCCGGCGACGACGCCCCCGTCCTGGTCGTGCAGACGCAATGCGACGCGATCGAGGACGAACGCGACCTGCCGGACCCGGCCCGGGAGGCGCTCAAGGGGTTCTCCGGCTTCAAGCGCGTCCTTCATACAAGTGCGCGCGACGGGCATGGCTTCGCGGCGCTCAAAGAGGATCTGAACCGGGCCTACACCAGCTTCAATCCACCCCTGATCGGCCCCGGTCGCGCGGCGGTGAAAACGCAACTGGAAGCCTGGCGCGCGGAGGATGTGGCGCGGCCCACCAAGGAGCGCAAACATCAGACCCTGAGCTACGCGACCTATCTGCGGCTTTGCGACAAAACCGGCGACATCTCCGATCCGGCGATGCTGCTGAGGTTCCTGCACAATGCCGGGACGGTGTTCCACGGGGACGGGATCCTGCACGACAAGATCATTCTCGATCAGCAATGGGCGCTGGAAGCGATCTATGCCGTCTTTCACCGGGGTCTGTGCTACCGCGCGCTCAAGAACGCCGGCGGACGTTTCACCCGGCCGGATCTGGGGGTCTATCTCTGGGACAAGGACTATGAGCCTGAGGAGCAGCGCGTGTTCCTCTCGATGATGGAAAGCTGCGGCATCTGCTTTGCCCATCGCAACGCCCATGCCAGCGATCCCGACATGATCGACTATATCGCGCCGGAACTCCTGCCCACGGAGCGTCCAGGGCACGTGACGCGGCTGTGGGACACCGAGGACGACCGCGATCGGCGGGCCGACTTCGCCTGCGATGTTCTTCCCGAAACGCTCATCCGCGGCATCATCGCGGAGATCGGGCAACAGGCCGGCGTCGATGGCGACTATTGGGCGACCGGGCTTTCCGTCTTCGAGGACGGGTCCGGCGCTGAAATCCTGATCGAGCAGCAACGCCCGGACCCCGACAGCTGGAGCGGAAACATCGTGCTGCGCGCGCGGCCACGGCAGCCAACCTCCGCCGCCCGTCCGAAGCTTCTGGACCATATGACCGGGATCGTGAAACGGCAGGCCGCCCGTTTCGGCGTGTCGCTTACCGTCAAGGGCAATGACGCTCTGCCCCGGGCGGGCGGTGTCCGCGAAGAAGAGCAGACCGAGGAGCGTGCCTTGTCGTTTTCCCAGGCCAAGCCGGCCGATCCCGAATACTTCGTGTCCTATGCCTGGGCCGACGACAAGACGCCTGAGGGAAGAAAACGGGAGGCCGACGTCGACCGCCTTTGCGCAGACTACGGGCGGCGCGGCATCCACATCGTCCGCGACAAGGACGATCTCGGCTTCGGCGACAGCATCTCGAAATTCATGAGGCGGATCGGTGCAGGCGACCGCGTGTTCGTCTTTCTGAGCTACAGGTATCTCAAGTCGTCGAATTGTATGTTCGAACTGTTTGAGATCTGGCGCACCGCGCAACAGGAGGAAGACGCCTTCCTGGACCGCGTGCGTGTGTTCACGATTGGCGACGTGGATATATGGAGCCCGATGGGGCGGCTCCGGCATGCCGCGCACTGGAAGGACGAGTTCGAAAGATTCAAGATGCACGTCAAAGAGCATGGCGCGGACTTGCTGTCCCCCAAGGATCACGCGGCCTGGCGGCGCATGCGCGAGTTTGCCCACTCAACCGGCGAGATCCTGACAATCATCGCCGACAGGGTGCACCCGCGCACGTTCGAGGAGTTCCTCGAGTGGGGCTTCGACGATCCGCCGAACGAGGCCCGATAA
- the cobU gene encoding bifunctional adenosylcobinamide kinase/adenosylcobinamide-phosphate guanylyltransferase has product MTEAAPAVRSVLVTGGARSGKSLFAEGLIRASGREPVYVATCGAFDAEMEARIARHRDQRGPGWTTIEEQRAVAEVIAREAAPDRAVLVDCLTLWLSNCLFAEADIPAEVAALAESVRGAAGPVVLVTNEVGSGIVPENALARRFRDEQGRLNRMMAQACEAAVLVAAGLPLVLKPNASQPEIRL; this is encoded by the coding sequence ATGACGGAGGCCGCCCCGGCCGTGCGCAGCGTGCTGGTGACCGGCGGCGCGCGCTCCGGCAAGAGCCTTTTCGCCGAAGGGCTCATCCGTGCCAGCGGCCGCGAGCCCGTCTATGTCGCGACCTGCGGCGCCTTCGATGCCGAGATGGAGGCGCGCATCGCCCGCCATCGCGATCAGCGCGGCCCCGGGTGGACGACAATCGAGGAACAGCGCGCCGTCGCCGAGGTGATCGCCCGCGAGGCCGCGCCCGATCGCGCCGTGCTGGTCGACTGCCTGACGCTGTGGCTGTCCAATTGTCTCTTCGCCGAAGCCGATATCCCCGCCGAGGTGGCCGCGCTCGCCGAGTCCGTGCGCGGCGCGGCCGGGCCTGTGGTGCTCGTCACCAATGAGGTCGGCTCCGGCATCGTGCCCGAAAACGCGCTCGCCCGGCGCTTCCGCGACGAACAGGGCCGCCTCAACCGCATGATGGCCCAGGCCTGCGAGGCGGCGGTGCTCGTCGCCGCCGGCCTGCCGCTCGTCCTCAAACCGAACGCCAGCCAACCGGAGATCCGCCTATGA
- the cobW gene encoding cobalamin biosynthesis protein CobW encodes MTASAKAPKPKIPATIVTGFLGAGKTTLLANLLREARGQRIALIVNEFGDMGFDGALVDGCADPDCAADDVVELTNGCICCTVADDFLPTMEMLIDRDEAPDHIVIETSGLALPQPLVRAFSWPSVKTRVTVDAVVTVVDTAAVAEGRVASDEAAVAAQRAADDALDHDSPVEELFEDQLRCADLVVLNKADLVDAAALEAVRAKVAARLRPAVEIVAAEKGVLSADVLLGRGSASEDDMTGRESHHESGHHPHHHDDHDDHDHHHHHDHDHDDFESHVIAVPAVASLKDLEARVAAAMALPGVLRIKGAVAVSGKAAPAMVQAVGPRVEAWFARDARAPGHLVAIGVAGFDVARVRGLLAEADAA; translated from the coding sequence ATGACCGCATCCGCAAAGGCGCCGAAGCCGAAAATCCCCGCCACCATCGTCACCGGCTTTCTGGGGGCGGGCAAGACGACACTGCTCGCCAACCTCCTGCGCGAGGCCAGGGGGCAGCGCATCGCGCTCATCGTAAACGAGTTCGGCGACATGGGCTTCGACGGCGCGCTGGTCGACGGCTGCGCCGATCCCGATTGCGCGGCCGACGATGTGGTGGAACTCACCAACGGCTGCATCTGCTGCACGGTGGCCGACGATTTCCTGCCGACCATGGAAATGCTGATCGACCGGGACGAGGCGCCCGATCACATCGTCATCGAGACGTCGGGGCTGGCGCTGCCGCAGCCGCTGGTGCGGGCCTTTTCCTGGCCGAGCGTCAAGACGCGCGTCACCGTCGACGCGGTGGTGACGGTGGTCGACACGGCCGCCGTGGCCGAAGGCCGGGTCGCCAGCGACGAGGCGGCGGTCGCGGCCCAAAGGGCGGCCGACGACGCGCTCGACCACGACAGCCCGGTCGAGGAACTCTTCGAGGACCAGCTGCGCTGCGCCGATCTCGTGGTGCTCAACAAGGCGGATCTGGTCGACGCCGCCGCGCTGGAGGCGGTGCGGGCGAAGGTCGCCGCGCGTCTGCGCCCGGCGGTGGAGATCGTCGCGGCGGAAAAGGGCGTCCTCTCGGCCGACGTGCTGCTCGGGCGCGGCAGCGCCTCGGAAGACGACATGACGGGCCGCGAAAGCCATCACGAGAGCGGTCACCACCCCCACCACCACGACGATCACGACGACCACGATCATCACCATCATCACGACCACGATCACGACGACTTCGAAAGCCATGTGATCGCGGTGCCTGCCGTGGCGTCGCTCAAGGATCTGGAGGCGCGCGTCGCCGCCGCGATGGCGCTTCCCGGCGTCTTGCGGATCAAGGGTGCCGTCGCGGTTTCTGGCAAGGCGGCACCCGCCATGGTGCAGGCGGTCGGCCCGCGGGTGGAGGCATGGTTCGCCCGCGACGCGCGCGCGCCCGGCCATCTCGTGGCGATCGGGGTCGCCGGCTTCGATGTCGCGCGTGTGCGTGGACTGCTCGCCGAGGCGGACGCCGCCTGA